A portion of the Blastochloris tepida genome contains these proteins:
- the serB gene encoding phosphoserine phosphatase SerB, whose product MAHVTALAHVATLIANPAAPAVDGALLARAADALPHPGGPDWLAPGIAADLPFARPDTDLAAIAARLREAVGPAPVDICVQPAAHRRKRLFVADMDSTMIGQECIDELADLVGCKEHVAAITERAMRGEIAFEPALRERVALLRGLPVEMVARVIEERITLTPGGPALVATMRAAGAYTCLVSGGFTLFTDRIAAMIGFDETRANHLDVEDGRLTGTVAEPIVGREAKLAALIELRARLGLSAAETLAVGDGANDLAMLQEAGLGVAFHAKPKVAASAAVRLDHADLTALLYIQGFRREAFAPEA is encoded by the coding sequence ATGGCCCACGTTACCGCCTTGGCCCACGTCGCCACCTTGATCGCCAACCCCGCCGCCCCGGCTGTGGACGGAGCGCTGCTGGCCCGCGCCGCCGATGCTCTGCCCCACCCCGGCGGACCGGACTGGCTCGCCCCCGGCATCGCCGCCGACCTGCCCTTCGCGCGGCCCGACACCGACCTTGCGGCCATCGCCGCGCGCCTGCGCGAGGCGGTCGGCCCGGCCCCGGTCGATATCTGCGTGCAGCCGGCGGCGCACCGCCGGAAGCGGCTGTTCGTCGCCGACATGGATTCGACCATGATCGGCCAGGAGTGCATCGACGAGCTCGCCGACCTCGTCGGCTGCAAGGAACACGTCGCCGCCATCACCGAGCGGGCGATGCGCGGCGAGATCGCCTTCGAGCCGGCGCTGCGCGAACGGGTGGCGCTGCTGCGCGGCCTGCCGGTCGAGATGGTTGCGCGCGTGATCGAGGAGCGCATCACTTTGACGCCCGGCGGACCGGCGCTGGTGGCCACCATGCGCGCGGCCGGCGCCTACACCTGTCTGGTGTCAGGCGGCTTCACCTTGTTCACCGACCGCATCGCCGCGATGATCGGCTTCGACGAGACCCGCGCCAATCATCTCGATGTCGAGGACGGCCGGCTCACCGGCACGGTTGCCGAGCCGATCGTCGGGCGCGAAGCCAAGCTGGCGGCGCTGATCGAGCTGCGCGCGCGGCTGGGCCTCAGTGCGGCCGAGACGCTGGCGGTCGGCGACGGCGCCAACGACCTCGCCATGCTCCAAGAAGCCGGGCTCGGCGTCGCCTTCCACGCCAAGCCGAAGGTCGCAGCCTCTGCCGCGGTGCGGCTCGACCACGCCGATCTCACCGCCCTGCTCTACATCCAGGGCTTCCGGCGCGAGGCGTTCGCGCCGGAAGCCTGA
- the miaA gene encoding tRNA (adenosine(37)-N6)-dimethylallyltransferase MiaA, which produces MRPRVVLIAGPTASGKSAVALAVAERLGGTVINADSMQVYRDLRILTARPSPEETGRVPHLLYGHVDAAVNYSAGRWVADVMAALAAVQAAGRLPVLVGGTGLYFKALTQGLSDIPAVPEAVRAAVRADAEGVASVDLHARLAACDPETAARLNTGDRQRVLRALEVLAATGRPLAAWQDEPRRPKLDAASTLGVFLAPERVWLTARIDARFDTMIAAGALAEVAALKARHLDPALPAMRAHGVPGLIAHLDGEITLEAAIQRGKADTRAYAKRQVTWFRHQMPGWQAVEPRAATAAVLAALR; this is translated from the coding sequence GTGCGGCCGCGTGTGGTGCTCATTGCAGGTCCGACCGCTAGCGGCAAGTCGGCGGTGGCGCTGGCGGTGGCCGAACGGCTGGGCGGCACCGTCATCAATGCCGATTCGATGCAGGTCTATCGCGACCTGAGGATCCTCACCGCGCGGCCCTCGCCCGAGGAGACGGGCCGCGTGCCGCATCTGCTCTACGGCCATGTCGATGCGGCGGTGAACTATTCTGCCGGCCGCTGGGTCGCGGACGTCATGGCGGCGCTCGCCGCGGTGCAGGCGGCGGGCCGCCTGCCGGTCCTCGTCGGCGGCACCGGCCTCTATTTCAAGGCGCTGACCCAGGGGCTGTCCGACATTCCGGCGGTTCCGGAGGCGGTGCGGGCGGCGGTGCGGGCGGACGCCGAGGGTGTCGCCAGTGTTGATCTGCACGCCCGGCTTGCGGCGTGCGATCCTGAAACCGCGGCCCGGCTCAATACGGGCGACCGCCAGCGGGTGCTGCGGGCGCTGGAGGTGCTGGCGGCCACCGGCCGGCCGCTTGCCGCGTGGCAGGATGAGCCGCGCCGGCCGAAGCTCGATGCGGCCTCGACGCTCGGCGTCTTCCTCGCCCCCGAGCGGGTCTGGCTTACGGCGCGGATCGATGCGCGGTTCGACACGATGATCGCGGCTGGGGCGCTGGCGGAGGTGGCCGCCCTGAAGGCCCGCCATCTCGATCCGGCGCTGCCGGCGATGCGCGCCCACGGCGTGCCGGGGCTGATCGCCCATCTCGATGGCGAGATCACGCTGGAGGCGGCGATCCAGCGCGGCAAGGCCGACACCCGCGCCTATGCCAAGCGGCAGGTTACCTGGTTCCGCCACCAGATGCCGGGCTGGCAGGCGGTGGAACCCAGGGCCGCGACGGCGGCCGTGCTCGCTGCCCTGAGGTGA
- a CDS encoding Lrp/AsnC family transcriptional regulator yields the protein MDAIDRKILAYVQKSGRDSYAEIGAAVGLSISAVNERLKKLHASGAIQHWSAAVDPKAVGRPILAFTQVLTAAGRADDEAAFLGAVRGNDAVLECHHVTGDWSYLLKIRAESLSALETLLNGIAATPGVKQTHTELALSSLKETSVVPLAAEGA from the coding sequence ATGGATGCGATCGACCGCAAGATCCTGGCCTATGTCCAGAAGAGCGGCCGCGATTCCTATGCGGAGATTGGCGCGGCGGTTGGGTTGTCGATTTCGGCGGTCAACGAGCGGCTGAAGAAGCTTCACGCCAGCGGCGCGATCCAGCACTGGTCGGCGGCCGTCGACCCCAAGGCGGTGGGGCGGCCCATCCTGGCCTTCACACAGGTTCTCACCGCCGCCGGCCGGGCCGACGACGAAGCGGCGTTCCTCGGCGCGGTGCGCGGCAATGACGCGGTGCTGGAATGCCACCACGTCACCGGCGACTGGTCCTACCTGCTGAAGATCCGGGCGGAAAGCCTGTCGGCGCTTGAGACGCTGCTGAACGGCATCGCGGCGACGCCGGGCGTCAAGCAGACCCACACCGAGCTGGCGCTGTCGTCGCTCAAGGAGACGTCGGTGGTGCCGCTGGCGGCCGAGGGCGCGTGA